In Holophagales bacterium, one DNA window encodes the following:
- a CDS encoding endonuclease/exonuclease/phosphatase family protein, producing the protein MHHAPWSVDAPRLRLLTLNMAHGRRRSRHQALLRRSTLSANLHHIAAVLRRESPDVVALQEADGPSLWSGRFDHIHTLSRLAGYDHSFRGDHQRLSVGWRGLDVGLEYGTALLSRLPLADPHSQAFRESWRDTKGFVTATAELPDGGGPVGLVSVHLDFLYPSVRRRQVEQLVEHVRHRTHPLVILGDFNCEWGRERGALMLLARELSLQPFVGEMRPTFPARRPVVCLDWILVSDELEFAAYRTLDDHLSDHLGVVAEVRRRQPGSRVRETPGRVRVSRARRPTARRATPTDPSAVL; encoded by the coding sequence ATGCACCACGCCCCGTGGTCCGTGGACGCCCCGCGTCTGCGGCTGCTCACTCTCAACATGGCCCACGGCAGGCGCCGCTCGCGGCACCAGGCGCTGCTTCGCCGCTCGACGCTTTCGGCGAACCTCCACCACATCGCCGCCGTCCTGCGTCGCGAGAGCCCGGACGTCGTGGCGCTGCAGGAGGCCGACGGACCGTCGCTGTGGAGCGGTCGTTTCGACCACATCCACACGCTCTCCCGGCTCGCCGGCTACGACCACTCCTTCCGCGGCGACCACCAACGTCTCTCGGTCGGCTGGCGCGGCCTCGATGTCGGACTCGAGTACGGGACGGCGCTGCTCTCGCGCCTACCGCTCGCCGACCCCCACTCGCAGGCGTTCCGCGAAAGCTGGCGCGACACCAAGGGGTTCGTCACCGCCACGGCCGAGCTGCCGGACGGCGGCGGCCCGGTCGGGCTGGTGTCGGTGCATCTCGACTTTCTCTATCCCTCGGTCCGCCGGCGGCAGGTCGAGCAGCTCGTCGAGCACGTGCGGCACCGGACCCATCCGCTGGTCATCCTCGGCGACTTCAACTGCGAGTGGGGGCGAGAGCGCGGCGCGCTCATGCTGCTGGCGCGCGAGCTCTCGCTGCAGCCGTTCGTCGGCGAGATGCGGCCCACCTTCCCGGCCCGGCGTCCGGTCGTCTGCCTCGACTGGATCCTGGTCTCCGACGAGCTCGAGTTCGCCGCCTATCGGACGCTCGACGATCACCTCTCCGACCACCTGGGGGTCGTCGCGGAGGTTCGCCGGCGCCAGCCGGGGAGCCGGGTGCGCGAGACTCCGGGAAGGGTTCGCGTCTCGCGCGCCCGGCGACCGACCGCTCGCCGCGCCACGCCGACCGATCCCTCAGCCGTCCTCTGA